The following coding sequences lie in one Paenibacillus durus ATCC 35681 genomic window:
- a CDS encoding polysaccharide deacetylase — MVRKKRGISRRTAVRLVLAAVILAAALIYREAGNSPFGKSSGTLHAADSGGAAKGRDGASSDSVISATLNGQANPGLSVRGSQPMPFVGLPPAFPESRTPVSRISRAPVSKAKAMPAAAQKSVEPKTVYLTFDDGPSTVTPKVLEILRRERVKATFFVLGDQAETRPELINAIWEQGNAIGNHTYNHSYKDLYSGFTHFWSQIKKTEEIIRQITGVRPQLVRAPGGTYGHFDDTYFHLMKQAGYLATDWTVDSGDSARRGVPAAEILKNSVQGTQSSRVVLLLHDGAGHQASAKALPEIIKKYKAAGYVFKTLDAGSEPIQFKTHPGKGAAKRTKPDEAWIAANITPNAALFAPGKPLAVAAGMLQASLQPGEYRIENGQYIVPLRAVVERLGGQVSWDTRTHSGLAVLNGRTITADTDGGGLAFTAGAGDRGAIASEVTLQGGAIWLPLRDLLESAGHRLLGATSVPEERRVKAS; from the coding sequence ATGGTTCGGAAAAAGCGCGGAATCAGCCGCCGTACGGCTGTCCGGCTTGTGCTTGCCGCTGTGATCCTCGCAGCTGCTCTGATTTACCGTGAAGCAGGAAATTCCCCTTTCGGGAAATCATCCGGTACGCTTCATGCCGCGGACAGCGGCGGAGCCGCCAAAGGAAGGGACGGCGCATCGTCCGATTCGGTAATCTCCGCGACTCTGAACGGACAAGCAAACCCTGGCTTGTCAGTGCGCGGCAGCCAACCGATGCCGTTCGTCGGCCTGCCGCCTGCTTTTCCAGAAAGCCGGACGCCGGTATCCCGCATCTCTAGGGCCCCCGTAAGCAAGGCTAAAGCTATGCCGGCGGCCGCCCAGAAAAGTGTCGAGCCAAAGACGGTCTACCTCACTTTCGACGACGGGCCCAGCACCGTTACCCCCAAAGTGCTTGAGATTCTGCGGCGGGAGCGGGTAAAGGCGACGTTTTTTGTGCTCGGAGACCAGGCCGAAACCCGCCCTGAGCTGATTAACGCGATCTGGGAACAGGGGAATGCCATCGGCAATCATACCTATAATCATAGTTATAAAGATTTATACAGCGGCTTTACACATTTCTGGAGCCAAATCAAAAAAACAGAGGAAATCATCCGCCAGATTACCGGCGTGCGGCCGCAGCTTGTCCGCGCCCCCGGCGGAACATACGGACATTTTGATGATACCTACTTCCATCTGATGAAGCAAGCGGGCTACCTGGCGACGGACTGGACGGTGGACAGCGGCGATTCGGCACGGAGGGGAGTCCCGGCTGCTGAAATACTGAAGAACTCGGTTCAGGGTACCCAGTCTTCCAGAGTTGTTCTGCTGCTTCATGATGGAGCAGGACATCAGGCAAGCGCCAAGGCGCTGCCGGAAATCATTAAGAAGTATAAAGCGGCGGGTTATGTGTTCAAGACGCTGGACGCCGGCAGCGAACCTATTCAGTTCAAGACTCATCCGGGCAAGGGGGCCGCGAAACGAACAAAGCCTGACGAAGCATGGATCGCCGCCAATATAACCCCGAATGCCGCCTTGTTTGCGCCAGGAAAACCGTTGGCGGTGGCAGCGGGAATGCTGCAAGCCTCGCTGCAGCCGGGGGAATACCGGATTGAGAACGGCCAATATATCGTCCCGCTGCGGGCCGTAGTCGAGCGGCTTGGCGGACAGGTGAGCTGGGATACCAGAACTCACAGCGGCCTGGCGGTGCTGAATGGGCGGACAATAACAGCGGATACGGATGGCGGCGGACTCGCCTTTACCGCTGGGGCCGGGGACCGGGGAGCAATCGCCTCGGAAGTTACTCTTCAAGGCGGCGCCATCTGGCTGCCGCTGAGGGATTTGCTGGAGTCCGCTGGACATCGCCTGCTCGGAGCGACATCGGTTCCGGAAGAACGGAGGGTAAAAGCGTCCTAA
- a CDS encoding DUF58 domain-containing protein, producing the protein MTKPIRRPDSPAVSPNPNLPGQWARALAAMGIIAGLYGWLGGSALLFILIFIGLVMLGGLLLQVLGPSKFELARTLSPVQPTAGNNVMVTVDLRFRCRLPVPWMMIEEHWSCGDHRLLLFPGFRRTFQYTYNLERLPRGRQQLRSCRVTWGDLPGWFTGTNALKGEREFKVLPAPLYYGEVCADSGAGPGGVSAMSRRWKGAEEESDIRNYQPGDPMNRVHWKNTARRGFLQSRVPEREKGRMFCVVLDNCPASYETPWEALPPRGSGLPGTPAFELAVSAALGLLLTAERAGSYAQLFTGGWPEGMARYEGMGIIPARVLDTLADVAPDGTRTLARLLEDASRQCIPGMSIAAITGRPDREAALTISRLLAQGIKVDLYYVWDRAASVQSAKQAALYEEAGGRFSAVPERMRQWNGQHTAVSARSAPAATICGSLGRLGAGLYCLEHALPYGGGEGTADELSRKPSAR; encoded by the coding sequence TTGACGAAACCAATCCGCAGGCCCGATAGCCCTGCCGTTTCTCCGAATCCGAATCTGCCCGGTCAATGGGCGCGGGCGCTGGCCGCAATGGGCATCATCGCAGGGCTGTACGGCTGGCTTGGCGGCTCTGCCCTGCTGTTTATCCTAATATTTATCGGGCTGGTGATGCTTGGCGGACTCTTGCTGCAGGTGCTGGGCCCTAGTAAATTTGAGCTGGCCCGGACGCTCTCTCCGGTTCAGCCGACGGCGGGGAATAACGTGATGGTAACGGTTGATCTCCGTTTTCGCTGCCGGCTGCCGGTTCCCTGGATGATGATTGAAGAGCATTGGAGCTGCGGAGATCATCGTCTGCTGCTGTTCCCCGGATTCCGGCGTACATTTCAATACACCTACAATCTGGAACGGCTGCCGAGGGGCCGCCAGCAGCTCCGTTCCTGCCGCGTTACCTGGGGGGATTTGCCGGGTTGGTTCACCGGCACAAACGCTCTCAAGGGGGAGCGGGAGTTTAAAGTATTGCCGGCTCCGCTGTATTACGGAGAGGTCTGCGCTGACTCCGGCGCCGGACCAGGGGGAGTCTCAGCCATGAGCCGGAGATGGAAGGGAGCGGAGGAAGAGTCGGATATTCGAAATTATCAGCCGGGAGATCCGATGAACCGGGTGCACTGGAAAAATACGGCGCGGCGCGGCTTTCTGCAAAGCCGCGTTCCCGAGAGGGAGAAAGGGCGCATGTTCTGCGTCGTGCTGGACAACTGCCCGGCTTCCTATGAAACGCCGTGGGAAGCGCTCCCTCCCCGGGGAAGTGGTTTGCCGGGAACTCCGGCCTTCGAGCTGGCCGTCTCAGCCGCCTTGGGTCTGCTGCTTACTGCGGAACGCGCAGGCTCCTACGCTCAATTGTTCACCGGCGGCTGGCCGGAAGGAATGGCGAGATACGAGGGAATGGGCATCATCCCGGCCAGAGTGCTGGATACGCTTGCCGATGTGGCGCCGGATGGAACGCGTACGCTGGCAAGGCTGCTGGAGGATGCCTCCCGGCAGTGCATTCCGGGCATGAGTATTGCGGCGATCACCGGCCGCCCGGACCGGGAAGCCGCGTTGACAATCTCCCGGCTGCTCGCTCAGGGGATCAAGGTGGATCTCTATTATGTATGGGACAGGGCGGCATCCGTTCAAAGCGCTAAGCAAGCCGCTTTGTACGAAGAGGCGGGCGGCCGATTCTCCGCTGTCCCTGAACGCATGCGGCAATGGAATGGGCAGCATACGGCTGTCTCTGCACGTTCCGCGCCCGCCGCGACCATCTGCGGCAGTCTGGGCAGACTGGGTGCGGGACTGTACTGCCTGGAGCATGCACTGCCTTACGGAGGCGGGGAGGGGACAGCGGATGAATTATCCCGCAAGCCGTCGGCGCGTTAA
- a CDS encoding transglutaminase domain-containing protein, with protein MNYPASRRRVKPVASSSAASSGMMSGTDEAGQNNPDRQDRTDKRERLDKRNLPDGGRENGGGGPRSSHGSASMSRFWKRRSDGSEGPRSGRGSASISRFWKWRSDGSEGPRSGRGSASISRFWKRRSGKSGTMHQGSALPHIAGSGRINGTARMGRNATLTDHGDGAAPEPLSLSYRALFSLSLFGLFADWLRPLYRMDLGAETERLLGVLALMAAALLITGLFRASPWHTLPVQAAIFALSWFYLCSSSAGAAWPDGLLQAMGHDGLLLLSGKITEMTAASRLLMLLGGWSLLVLSVQHLALFRGSTLLFTSVTLIYLLILDKGLGSDTAPDIILAGALIAWMQGMSGLPRLLESARAAARVPFLRWTGAACLLAGSLTAAAWTGAELPGGQPDRVQPLKSAAQQLRDWAFDGLRSRAAEIAGTTGTTGYSSGGELGGPLTRSGDPVFTVESPRSTYLRGESMDRYDGRRWTKAAAPASPLSLTALSSGDAKAAGGRILRQRFRFASPSAGGIPVFSAGKVLSISDVRQLDGSRLGYILAGGEKGSFALPDLTGSSKVTEYTVDSLLAESDPAVLRKLAGSDPPEIAAAGLELPSSLPQRVRKLAARLTDSAGSRYDAALAVRDYLQVTYPYTLDTRVPPEGADFVDDFLFTEKKGYCVHFASAMTVLLRSSGIPARYVQGYAPGRKAAGPGPQRYMVTQGDAHAWVEVYFPGAGWVPFDPTPASAAGPALPDRPSAAAPAPPGGPAPATAGAGMPSAPVPGGGPGLAPPAAAAALLAAAAWRWRRSLALLRLGRSALRRERLLLAASLVWRVLAARYGPPPPGMTGREYAASLPINDAGLRAAVRRFVRRWEALAYGGAGGPDLRRAGPGPLGRHLPGVPGQDSAPAGDRLPDSGPAHSLPQRIRRLASGSAIPAVFPEPAPPSEACGFPETPALWSARAFLRDCLRIAFYLS; from the coding sequence ATGAATTATCCCGCAAGCCGTCGGCGCGTTAAGCCTGTTGCTTCCTCCTCCGCAGCCTCATCTGGGATGATGTCCGGAACGGATGAAGCAGGGCAGAATAACCCGGATAGGCAGGACAGAACCGACAAGCGGGAGAGATTGGACAAGCGGAATCTACCGGACGGCGGACGAGAGAATGGTGGTGGGGGGCCGCGCAGCAGCCACGGCTCTGCGTCCATGTCCCGGTTTTGGAAGCGGCGGTCCGATGGCAGTGAGGGACCGCGCAGCGGCCGCGGCTCTGCGTCCATATCCCGGTTTTGGAAGTGGCGGTCCGATGGCAGTGAGGGACCGCGCAGCGGACGCGGCTCTGCGTCCATATCCCGGTTTTGGAAGCGGCGGTCCGGCAAATCGGGAACTATGCATCAAGGGTCTGCATTGCCGCATATTGCCGGGTCCGGGCGTATAAACGGGACGGCTCGGATGGGTCGGAACGCTACACTAACGGACCACGGAGACGGAGCTGCTCCCGAACCGTTGTCTTTAAGCTACCGGGCTCTGTTCTCCCTGTCCCTGTTCGGACTGTTCGCGGACTGGCTGCGTCCGCTGTACCGGATGGATTTGGGGGCGGAGACGGAGAGGCTGCTGGGAGTTCTGGCGTTAATGGCCGCAGCGCTGCTTATCACCGGGTTGTTCCGGGCATCTCCTTGGCATACGCTTCCGGTCCAAGCGGCCATTTTTGCGCTGTCGTGGTTCTATTTATGCTCGTCGTCTGCGGGAGCGGCTTGGCCTGACGGTCTTCTCCAGGCTATGGGGCATGACGGCCTCCTTCTCCTTTCCGGCAAAATCACTGAGATGACCGCCGCAAGCCGCCTTCTTATGCTGCTGGGAGGCTGGAGCCTGCTCGTCTTATCGGTGCAGCATCTTGCGCTGTTCAGGGGAAGCACATTGCTGTTCACATCCGTGACGCTGATTTATCTGCTGATTCTGGATAAGGGTCTCGGAAGCGATACAGCCCCCGACATCATACTGGCCGGAGCGCTCATTGCGTGGATGCAAGGAATGAGCGGCCTGCCGCGCCTGCTGGAAAGTGCCCGGGCCGCGGCCCGAGTCCCGTTCCTCCGCTGGACCGGCGCCGCTTGCCTGCTGGCGGGGAGCCTGACGGCGGCGGCCTGGACCGGAGCAGAGCTGCCCGGCGGACAGCCGGACCGGGTTCAGCCGCTGAAGTCGGCTGCCCAGCAGCTGCGGGACTGGGCATTCGATGGACTGCGCAGCCGCGCAGCCGAGATTGCGGGGACTACAGGGACCACGGGATACAGCTCGGGTGGCGAACTGGGAGGGCCGCTCACGCGAAGCGGCGACCCAGTCTTCACGGTGGAAAGCCCACGTTCCACCTACTTGCGCGGAGAAAGCATGGACCGGTATGACGGACGCCGCTGGACGAAGGCGGCTGCTCCAGCCTCGCCGCTAAGTTTGACAGCCCTTTCTTCCGGGGATGCCAAGGCTGCGGGCGGGCGTATTCTTCGCCAGCGGTTCCGTTTCGCGTCTCCATCCGCAGGCGGTATTCCTGTATTTAGCGCGGGCAAGGTGTTATCTATCTCGGATGTCAGACAACTGGACGGGAGCCGGCTCGGTTACATTCTGGCAGGCGGAGAGAAGGGAAGCTTCGCTCTGCCCGACCTGACAGGCTCCTCCAAAGTGACCGAATATACAGTGGATTCGCTGCTGGCCGAGAGCGATCCCGCCGTACTGCGGAAGCTGGCGGGCAGCGACCCTCCTGAAATTGCCGCAGCCGGCCTAGAGCTTCCGTCCTCCCTGCCGCAGCGGGTCCGGAAGCTGGCCGCCCGCCTTACGGACTCCGCAGGCAGCCGGTACGACGCGGCCTTGGCCGTCCGCGATTATTTGCAAGTAACGTACCCTTATACGCTGGATACGCGGGTGCCGCCGGAAGGGGCCGACTTTGTCGACGATTTTCTGTTCACGGAGAAGAAAGGGTACTGCGTCCATTTTGCCTCCGCGATGACCGTCCTGCTGCGCAGCTCCGGCATTCCGGCCCGGTATGTCCAGGGCTATGCCCCGGGCCGGAAGGCAGCGGGCCCCGGGCCGCAGCGGTATATGGTGACCCAGGGCGACGCCCATGCCTGGGTCGAGGTGTATTTTCCCGGCGCGGGCTGGGTCCCCTTCGACCCGACGCCGGCCTCGGCAGCGGGCCCCGCGCTGCCGGACCGCCCCTCGGCGGCTGCGCCCGCGCCGCCGGGAGGCCCCGCGCCCGCCACAGCCGGCGCGGGAATGCCGTCCGCCCCGGTTCCCGGGGGCGGACCGGGGCTGGCGCCGCCCGCAGCTGCGGCGGCGCTGCTTGCCGCCGCCGCGTGGCGCTGGCGGCGGAGCCTGGCGCTGCTGCGCCTCGGGCGCAGCGCCCTGCGCAGGGAGCGGCTGCTGCTGGCCGCGTCCCTGGTCTGGCGGGTGCTGGCCGCGCGCTACGGCCCGCCCCCGCCGGGGATGACGGGCAGGGAGTATGCCGCGTCCCTGCCCATTAACGATGCCGGACTGCGCGCAGCCGTCCGGCGGTTCGTCCGCCGCTGGGAGGCGCTGGCGTACGGCGGTGCGGGCGGCCCTGATCTGCGCCGGGCCGGTCCCGGTCCGCTTGGGCGGCATCTGCCCGGCGTTCCCGGGCAGGACTCCGCTCCGGCTGGCGACCGCTTGCCGGACTCCGGCCCTGCGCACAGCCTTCCGCAGCGCATACGCCGCTTAGCCAGCGGCTCTGCCATTCCGGCGGTATTCCCGGAACCCGCCCCGCCTTCAGAGGCTTGCGGATTCCCGGAGACGCCGGCTCTCTGGAGCGCAAGAGCATTTCTGCGCGATTGCCTGCGGATCGCTTTCTATTTGAGCTAA
- the guaA gene encoding glutamine-hydrolyzing GMP synthase, whose protein sequence is MNKPNEIIVVLDFGGQYNQLIARRIRDLGVYSELLPYNTPIERIKELSPKGIVFSGGPMSVYAEDAPHVDPAIYDLGLPIFGICYGMQLMAHQLSGKVERASKREYGKADLNFEPGAILVKGLEGSQTVWMSHGDHVSLLPEGFKLDAGTESAPIAAMSHEGRKLYAVQFHPEVRHSVHGNEMIKNFLYEVCGCEGNWTMESFIEDAIQDIRAKVGGKKVLCALSGGVDSSVVAMLIHRAIGDQLTCMFIDHGLLRKGEAESVMETFVGKFDIHVVKIDARERFLGKLAGVDDPEQKRKIIGNEFIYCFDEESAKLGDFGFLAQGTLYTDIVESGTATAQTIKSHHNVGGLPEDMKFSLIEPLNTLFKDEVRKVGEELGLPHAIVWRQPFPGPGLAIRVLGEVTEDKLTIVRDSDYILREEIAKAGLESEIWQYFTALPNMKSVGVMGDARTYSYTVGIRAVTSIDGMTADWARIPWDVLEKISVRIVNEVENVNRVVYDITSKPPATIEWE, encoded by the coding sequence ATGAACAAGCCAAATGAAATTATCGTTGTTCTCGATTTCGGTGGACAATATAACCAATTAATCGCGCGCAGAATTCGGGATTTAGGAGTATACAGCGAGCTTCTGCCGTACAATACGCCGATCGAACGGATCAAGGAACTTTCGCCTAAAGGTATCGTATTCTCCGGCGGCCCGATGAGCGTTTACGCCGAGGATGCTCCGCATGTTGATCCGGCGATTTATGATCTTGGACTGCCGATTTTCGGCATTTGCTACGGCATGCAGCTGATGGCCCATCAGCTCAGCGGCAAGGTCGAACGCGCCTCCAAGCGGGAATACGGCAAGGCGGATCTGAATTTTGAACCCGGCGCCATCCTAGTTAAAGGGCTGGAAGGCAGCCAGACCGTATGGATGAGCCACGGCGACCATGTATCTCTGCTTCCGGAAGGCTTCAAGCTTGATGCCGGTACCGAAAGCGCGCCGATTGCGGCGATGAGCCATGAAGGACGGAAGCTGTACGCGGTGCAGTTCCATCCCGAAGTGCGTCATTCCGTACATGGCAACGAGATGATCAAGAATTTCCTGTATGAAGTTTGCGGCTGTGAGGGCAACTGGACGATGGAATCCTTTATCGAGGATGCCATTCAGGATATCCGCGCCAAAGTCGGCGGCAAGAAGGTGCTGTGCGCCCTGAGCGGCGGCGTCGATTCTTCCGTTGTCGCCATGCTGATTCACCGCGCCATCGGCGACCAGTTGACCTGTATGTTCATCGACCACGGTCTGCTGCGCAAAGGCGAAGCTGAGAGCGTTATGGAGACGTTCGTCGGCAAATTCGATATTCACGTCGTCAAAATCGACGCCCGCGAGCGTTTCCTCGGCAAACTGGCCGGCGTAGACGATCCCGAGCAGAAGCGCAAGATTATCGGCAACGAGTTTATCTACTGCTTCGATGAGGAATCTGCTAAGCTCGGCGATTTTGGTTTCCTTGCGCAGGGAACGCTGTATACGGATATCGTGGAGAGCGGAACCGCCACGGCGCAGACGATCAAATCGCATCATAACGTCGGCGGGCTGCCGGAGGACATGAAGTTCAGCCTGATCGAGCCGCTGAATACGCTGTTTAAGGATGAGGTGCGCAAGGTAGGCGAGGAGCTCGGCCTGCCGCATGCCATTGTATGGCGCCAGCCGTTCCCGGGTCCGGGTCTTGCCATCCGCGTGCTGGGCGAAGTTACGGAGGACAAGCTGACGATTGTCCGGGATTCGGATTACATTTTGCGCGAGGAAATCGCCAAGGCTGGGCTGGAGAGCGAAATCTGGCAGTATTTCACCGCGCTGCCTAACATGAAGAGCGTGGGTGTCATGGGCGATGCCCGGACATACTCCTACACGGTAGGCATTCGCGCCGTAACGTCCATCGACGGCATGACCGCAGACTGGGCACGTATCCCTTGGGATGTGCTGGAGAAAATTTCCGTCCGTATCGTTAACGAAGTCGAGAACGTCAACCGCGTCGTTTACGACATCACCTCCAAGCCGCCAGCAACCATCGAGTGGGAATAA
- a CDS encoding AraC family transcriptional regulator produces MNKRKYWNVFIKEDYFADFYFFNVGHEICAPLHSYGPGMRENYVVHYIVSGGGIFEGNGGKKYLKKGDFFVIRPNEVHFYQADETNPWEYYWLGFNGSQVAELLLCNGINGHDSVGTVSPDNELPKLFERMMKMDLFDMKEKMSVQALFYTIFAHFKIEKNYYLLNPMNIKQKKYCELFLLYVHNNYSRLDLSIQKIAESINLTPAYLSQVIKKEIGVPPVQYLKAHRLQQARILLKTSEKTVYEVAEEVGYANVDSFSRAFKNKFGVSPTNF; encoded by the coding sequence ATGAACAAACGGAAATATTGGAATGTATTTATTAAGGAAGATTATTTTGCTGATTTCTATTTTTTTAATGTAGGTCATGAAATTTGTGCGCCACTGCATAGCTATGGTCCGGGCATGAGAGAAAATTACGTTGTGCATTACATAGTATCGGGAGGGGGAATCTTTGAAGGAAATGGAGGAAAGAAATATTTAAAAAAAGGGGATTTTTTTGTTATTCGTCCCAACGAGGTGCATTTCTATCAAGCAGATGAAACAAATCCATGGGAATATTACTGGCTTGGGTTTAACGGAAGTCAAGTAGCGGAATTGTTGTTATGCAATGGCATCAATGGCCATGATTCAGTTGGAACGGTTTCACCCGACAATGAGTTGCCGAAACTATTCGAAAGAATGATGAAAATGGATTTATTTGATATGAAGGAAAAAATGAGTGTACAGGCATTGTTTTATACGATTTTTGCTCATTTCAAAATCGAAAAGAACTATTATCTGCTCAATCCAATGAATATAAAGCAGAAAAAGTATTGTGAATTATTTTTACTTTATGTTCACAATAATTATTCGCGCCTCGATCTTTCGATTCAGAAAATTGCTGAGTCAATAAACCTTACTCCAGCTTATCTCAGTCAGGTTATTAAAAAAGAAATAGGTGTTCCTCCTGTTCAATATTTAAAAGCTCATCGCCTGCAACAAGCAAGAATTTTACTGAAAACCAGTGAAAAAACCGTTTATGAAGTTGCTGAGGAAGTAGGATATGCAAATGTGGACTCCTTTTCGAGAGCATTTAAAAATAAGTTTGGCGTTTCACCGACAAACTTTTAG
- a CDS encoding glycoside-pentoside-hexuronide (GPH):cation symporter, whose amino-acid sequence MENSKGNIVSRLSYSFGAFGNDLLFGLLSTYFIMFVTTHLFNSGNKAQDAKMIGFITLIIFFLRFVELAIDPFIGNAIDNTHTRWGKFKPWVVVGGVLGPAALVILFTDFGGLTKSNPMLYLILFAILYIMMDILYSFKDIAFWSMIPALSFDSREREKTATFARIGSNIGGGTIGIVVMPLVLLFSLNANQGTGDSRGWFWFALIIGCAAALSAVVVGLGTKEVDSDLRKNKKPTTFKGVFHVLMHNDQLMWLSLAYGLYAIGMSLTNSFELYYFTFILGDASKFSILALINTIVGLAAISIFPALAKKWNRRNVFLVAIALMLIGLAVFSLANSSLILVLVAAELFFIPQPLIFLVALMTITDSVEYGQLKLGHRDESLTLSVRPLLDKLAGAISNLVVGITAVAASMTAGATAATMTNHDRFIFKFAMLGVPAVFILVGAFVFFKKVKLDEKMHASIVDELERTWAKDFDSDDESESTGSRPNSKTELSYYAPVAGEVIPLEQVSDTVFSTGSMGRGFAIKPSDGRVYAPFDGIIEATFSTRHTVGLVSENKIATLIHIGIGTVKMKGTGFITYFEPGQRVSQGELLIDFWSPAIKKAGLDDTVIAVITNSDNLSEFEIENKGEVTKNDIVLTLEKK is encoded by the coding sequence ATGGAAAATTCTAAAGGAAACATCGTTTCACGGTTGTCTTACAGCTTTGGTGCTTTTGGGAATGACTTGCTGTTTGGATTACTCAGTACATATTTCATTATGTTTGTGACAACTCACTTGTTTAACAGTGGAAATAAGGCGCAGGATGCGAAAATGATTGGATTTATTACACTTATTATTTTCTTCTTACGGTTTGTAGAATTAGCCATTGACCCATTTATTGGGAATGCCATTGATAACACCCATACGCGTTGGGGGAAGTTCAAGCCTTGGGTTGTAGTGGGTGGTGTCTTAGGACCAGCGGCTTTAGTCATATTATTCACAGATTTTGGCGGACTGACGAAAAGCAATCCAATGCTCTATCTTATCTTGTTTGCCATTCTATATATTATGATGGATATTCTATACAGTTTCAAAGATATTGCATTTTGGTCTATGATTCCTGCATTGTCATTTGATTCACGTGAACGTGAAAAAACAGCCACATTTGCTCGAATCGGGTCAAATATTGGTGGAGGAACAATTGGTATTGTGGTCATGCCTTTAGTGCTATTGTTCTCACTCAATGCCAATCAAGGAACAGGTGATTCTCGTGGATGGTTCTGGTTTGCGCTGATTATTGGTTGTGCAGCAGCTCTATCAGCAGTCGTAGTTGGATTAGGGACAAAAGAAGTAGATTCTGATTTGCGGAAGAACAAGAAACCAACAACTTTTAAAGGAGTCTTTCACGTTCTTATGCACAACGATCAGCTTATGTGGCTATCGTTAGCGTATGGTCTTTATGCCATTGGCATGTCATTAACAAACTCATTTGAACTCTACTACTTCACATTTATTTTAGGAGATGCATCGAAATTTTCAATTTTGGCACTAATAAACACAATCGTTGGCTTAGCTGCCATTTCGATTTTTCCTGCATTGGCGAAAAAATGGAATCGCCGAAATGTATTTCTAGTAGCCATTGCCTTAATGTTAATAGGCTTAGCGGTATTCAGTCTTGCGAACAGCTCTCTTATTCTAGTGCTTGTCGCAGCGGAGTTATTTTTCATTCCACAACCACTAATCTTTTTAGTGGCTTTGATGACTATTACTGACTCAGTAGAATATGGTCAATTAAAATTAGGACATCGCGATGAATCGCTGACTTTATCTGTTCGCCCATTGTTGGATAAGCTAGCAGGAGCGATTTCAAACTTAGTTGTTGGTATCACGGCTGTAGCAGCCAGTATGACAGCAGGAGCCACAGCTGCAACTATGACGAACCACGACCGCTTTATCTTTAAATTCGCTATGCTTGGTGTCCCGGCAGTATTCATTTTAGTTGGTGCATTTGTCTTTTTCAAAAAAGTGAAACTCGATGAAAAAATGCATGCTTCAATCGTTGACGAGCTTGAGAGAACATGGGCAAAGGACTTTGATAGTGATGATGAAAGTGAGTCAACTGGAAGTCGACCAAATTCCAAAACTGAACTATCTTATTATGCCCCTGTCGCTGGTGAAGTGATTCCCCTTGAACAAGTTTCAGATACAGTATTTTCGACTGGATCAATGGGGAGAGGGTTCGCAATTAAACCAAGTGATGGGAGAGTTTACGCGCCATTTGATGGCATAATTGAGGCAACATTCTCAACGCGTCATACTGTTGGTCTTGTCTCCGAAAATAAAATTGCAACATTGATTCATATTGGGATTGGAACAGTTAAGATGAAGGGAACTGGTTTTATCACTTATTTCGAACCAGGGCAACGTGTTTCACAAGGGGAGCTTCTAATTGATTTCTGGTCTCCAGCCATTAAGAAAGCCGGATTAGATGATACTGTTATTGCGGTAATCACGAATTCTGATAATTTATCTGAATTTGAAATCGAAAATAAGGGTGAAGTTACAAAAAACGATATTGTTTTGACTTTAGAAAAAAAATAA